One genomic window of Streptomyces sp. NBC_01498 includes the following:
- a CDS encoding helix-turn-helix domain-containing protein — MEQPPATTYQVDGAEIRTRRMELGMSQAECAARTQITRPYLSQIETGERRHMRRPTYTALRTALQIPQDDRRLLAPDEDQHRKENHGRPHEAEAEAGP; from the coding sequence ATGGAACAACCCCCAGCCACCACCTACCAGGTGGACGGGGCGGAAATCCGCACCCGCCGCATGGAACTCGGCATGAGCCAAGCCGAGTGCGCCGCCAGGACCCAGATAACGAGGCCGTACCTCTCCCAGATCGAAACGGGGGAGAGGCGGCACATGAGGCGCCCCACGTACACGGCGCTACGCACCGCACTCCAGATCCCCCAAGACGACCGCCGGCTCCTCGCCCCAGACGAGGACCAGCACAGGAAGGAGAACCATGGCCGCCCCCACGAAGCCGAAGCCGAAGCCGGTCCTTGA